A window of the Streptomyces luomodiensis genome harbors these coding sequences:
- the ffh gene encoding signal recognition particle protein, with amino-acid sequence MFDTLSDRLAATFKNLRGKGRLSEADIDATSREIRIALLEADVALPVVRSFIKSVKERSLGAEVSQALNPAQQVIKIVNEELIGILGGDARRLRFAKQPPTVIMLAGLQGAGKTTLAGKLGRWLKGQGHAPLLVACDLQRPNAVNQLSVVAERAGVAVFAPEPGNGVGDPVKVAQDSIEFARTKQHDVVIVDTAGRLGIDEELMRQAADIRDAVRPDEVLFVVDAMIGQDAVNTAEAFRDGVGFDGVVLSKLDGDARGGAALSIAHVTGRQIMFASNGEKLDDFDAFHPDRMASRILGMGDMLSLIEKAEQTFSQQEAEKMAAKLAKGPKEFTLDDFLAQMEQVRKMGSISKLLGMLPGMGQMKDQINNLDERDVDRTAAIIKSMTPAERQDPTIINGSRRARIARGSGVEVSAVKNLVERFFDARKMMSKMAQGGMPGMPGMPGMPGMGGGTKRKGKQQKKAKGKQRSGNPMKRKAEEQAAAARREQGGAFGLPAGGQGGQDFELPEEFKKFMG; translated from the coding sequence GTGTTCGATACCCTCTCCGATCGCCTCGCAGCGACTTTCAAGAACCTCCGGGGCAAGGGCCGCCTCAGCGAGGCGGACATCGACGCCACGTCGCGTGAGATCCGGATCGCCCTGCTCGAGGCCGATGTCGCGCTGCCCGTCGTACGGTCGTTCATCAAGAGCGTCAAGGAGCGGAGTCTGGGCGCGGAGGTCTCCCAGGCGCTCAACCCCGCCCAGCAGGTCATCAAGATCGTCAACGAGGAGCTGATCGGCATCCTCGGCGGCGACGCCCGACGCCTCCGCTTCGCCAAGCAGCCGCCGACCGTGATCATGCTCGCGGGTCTGCAGGGCGCCGGTAAGACCACGCTCGCCGGAAAGCTCGGCCGCTGGCTGAAGGGCCAGGGCCACGCCCCGCTGCTCGTCGCCTGTGACCTCCAGCGCCCCAACGCCGTCAACCAGCTCTCGGTGGTCGCGGAGCGGGCCGGCGTCGCGGTCTTCGCCCCCGAGCCGGGCAACGGCGTCGGCGACCCGGTGAAGGTGGCGCAGGACTCGATCGAATTCGCCCGGACCAAGCAGCACGACGTCGTGATCGTCGACACCGCGGGCCGCCTCGGTATCGACGAGGAGCTGATGCGGCAGGCCGCCGACATCCGCGACGCGGTCCGCCCGGACGAGGTCCTCTTCGTCGTCGACGCGATGATCGGCCAGGACGCGGTGAACACCGCGGAGGCGTTCCGCGACGGCGTCGGATTCGACGGTGTGGTGCTCTCCAAGCTCGACGGCGACGCGCGCGGCGGTGCCGCGCTGTCCATCGCGCACGTCACCGGCCGCCAGATCATGTTCGCCTCCAACGGCGAGAAGCTGGACGACTTCGACGCGTTCCACCCGGACCGCATGGCGTCCCGCATCCTGGGCATGGGCGACATGCTCAGCCTGATCGAGAAGGCCGAGCAGACCTTCAGCCAGCAAGAGGCCGAGAAGATGGCGGCCAAGCTGGCGAAGGGTCCCAAGGAGTTCACGCTCGACGACTTCCTGGCCCAGATGGAGCAGGTCCGCAAGATGGGCTCCATCTCCAAGCTGCTCGGCATGCTGCCGGGCATGGGCCAGATGAAGGACCAGATCAACAACCTGGACGAGCGGGACGTGGACCGCACCGCGGCCATCATCAAGTCGATGACCCCGGCCGAGCGCCAGGACCCCACGATCATCAACGGCTCGCGCCGCGCCCGTATCGCCCGTGGTTCCGGTGTCGAGGTGAGCGCGGTCAAGAACCTGGTCGAGCGGTTCTTCGACGCGCGCAAGATGATGTCGAAGATGGCCCAGGGCGGCATGCCGGGGATGCCCGGGATGCCGGGCATGCCGGGCATGGGTGGCGGCACCAAGCGCAAGGGCAAGCAGCAGAAGAAGGCCAAGGGCAAGCAGCGCTCCGGCAACCCCATGAAGCGCAAGGCCGAGGAGCAGGCCGCCGCGGCGCGCCGTGAGCAGGGCGGCGCGTTCGGGCTGCCCGCCGGCGGCCAGGGCGGCCAGGACTTCGAACTCCCCGAGGAGTTCAAGAAGTTCATGGGCTGA
- a CDS encoding methyltransferase domain-containing protein — protein sequence MTPTLVRRHRPHPSSSSHTTDAHARTRDWAEIQERMLVPLYEAVYDRLDVGAGTRLLGLGCGSGLALLMAAARGAAVCGVDTDERRLDLARERLTAPGAPRGDAARPARLGPGGPENAWVREAAADAAFTVVTAFEPLSAPAAEDPGGAVSAAAAALADAAALTERGGAVVLAGWGPPERCATSGVLRVGARLADPMRSPGYRRWRPCGRDDLEELAARAGLRPDGSGRVACPFGYADMDSAVRGLLSTGLFDAAERATDPTQVRKEIIEALHPHQRADGTVWMPNVFRYLICRV from the coding sequence ATGACACCTACGCTCGTACGGCGGCACCGCCCGCACCCCTCCTCCTCATCGCACACGACGGACGCCCACGCCCGCACCCGCGACTGGGCGGAGATCCAGGAGCGGATGCTGGTCCCGCTGTACGAGGCCGTGTACGACCGGCTGGACGTCGGCGCCGGAACCCGGCTGCTGGGCCTGGGCTGCGGCTCGGGGCTCGCCCTCCTCATGGCGGCCGCACGCGGCGCCGCGGTCTGCGGGGTGGACACGGACGAGCGGCGCCTGGACCTGGCACGGGAGCGGCTGACGGCCCCGGGCGCGCCGCGGGGCGACGCGGCGCGGCCGGCCCGGCTGGGTCCCGGCGGCCCGGAGAACGCTTGGGTACGGGAGGCCGCGGCGGACGCGGCCTTCACCGTGGTGACCGCCTTCGAGCCGCTGTCGGCGCCGGCCGCGGAAGACCCCGGCGGGGCGGTGTCCGCCGCGGCGGCCGCGCTCGCGGACGCCGCCGCGCTCACCGAGCGCGGCGGGGCCGTGGTGCTCGCCGGATGGGGGCCGCCGGAGCGCTGCGCCACCTCCGGGGTGCTGCGGGTGGGCGCCCGGCTCGCCGACCCGATGCGCTCCCCCGGCTACCGCCGCTGGCGGCCGTGCGGCCGGGACGACCTGGAGGAGCTGGCCGCGCGGGCCGGGCTGCGGCCGGACGGATCGGGCCGGGTGGCCTGTCCGTTCGGGTACGCCGATATGGACAGCGCGGTGCGCGGACTGCTGTCGACGGGGCTGTTCGACGCGGCGGAGCGGGCCACGGACCCGACCCAGGTCCGCAAGGAGATCATCGAGGCGCTCCATCCGCACCAGCGCGCGGACGGCACGGTGTGGATGCCCAATGTGTTCCGCTATCTGATCTGCCGCGTCTGA
- the proS gene encoding proline--tRNA ligase produces the protein MVKAPVLTPRAEDFPRWYQDVLNKAELADNGPVRGTMVIRPYGYGLWERMQQDMDARIKAVGVQNAYFPLFIPQSYLAKEADHVEGFAPELAVVTHGGGKELEEPVVVRPTSETIVNEYFSKWVRSYRDLPLLINQWANVVRWELRPRLFLRTTEFLWQEGHTAHASYEDARDFAARIHREVYARFMADVLAMDVVLGRKTARERFAGALNTLTLEGMMGDGKALQLGTSHELGQNFARAFHTSYLSKDGEQELVWQTSWGSTTRMVGALVMMHGDDNGLRIPPRLAPIQVVVLAVKGDDAVLAKVRELGEQLTAAGVRVHVDDRTDTPFGRRAVDWELKGVPVRVEIGPRDLEAGTAMVARRIPGGKEPLRAELLPELLPKVLEEDQALLLRQARERRKARTTEVTTVEEAAEAAAAGGWARIRWADLGPEGEAALAERSVSVRCLVTEDGAVPDADDAPGNVAFVARAY, from the coding sequence ATGGTCAAGGCTCCCGTGCTCACCCCGCGGGCGGAGGACTTCCCCCGCTGGTACCAGGATGTGCTCAACAAGGCCGAGCTGGCGGACAACGGCCCGGTGCGCGGCACCATGGTGATCCGACCGTACGGGTACGGGCTGTGGGAGCGGATGCAGCAGGACATGGACGCCCGCATCAAGGCGGTCGGCGTCCAGAACGCGTACTTCCCCCTCTTCATCCCCCAGTCCTATCTGGCCAAAGAGGCCGACCACGTTGAGGGGTTCGCGCCGGAGCTCGCGGTCGTCACCCATGGCGGCGGTAAGGAGCTCGAGGAGCCGGTCGTCGTCCGGCCCACCTCCGAGACGATCGTCAACGAGTACTTCTCCAAGTGGGTGCGGAGCTACCGCGATCTGCCGCTGCTGATCAACCAGTGGGCCAATGTGGTGCGTTGGGAGCTGCGGCCGCGGCTGTTCCTGCGGACGACCGAGTTCCTCTGGCAGGAGGGCCACACCGCGCACGCGTCGTACGAGGACGCCCGGGACTTCGCCGCCCGGATCCACCGCGAGGTCTACGCCCGGTTCATGGCGGACGTCCTGGCGATGGACGTGGTCCTGGGCCGCAAGACCGCCCGGGAGCGGTTCGCCGGCGCCCTCAACACCCTGACCCTCGAAGGGATGATGGGCGACGGCAAGGCGTTGCAGCTGGGCACCAGCCATGAGCTCGGCCAGAACTTCGCCAGGGCCTTCCACACCAGCTATCTGTCCAAGGACGGGGAGCAGGAGCTGGTCTGGCAGACCTCCTGGGGCAGCACCACCCGGATGGTCGGCGCGCTGGTGATGATGCACGGCGACGACAACGGTCTGCGGATCCCGCCCCGGCTGGCCCCGATCCAGGTCGTGGTGCTGGCGGTCAAGGGTGATGACGCGGTGCTCGCCAAGGTCCGCGAGCTCGGCGAGCAGCTGACCGCGGCGGGTGTGCGGGTCCACGTCGACGACCGTACGGACACCCCCTTCGGCCGCCGCGCGGTCGACTGGGAGCTCAAGGGGGTACCGGTCCGGGTCGAGATCGGCCCGCGCGACCTGGAGGCCGGCACGGCGATGGTGGCGAGGCGGATCCCCGGCGGCAAGGAGCCGTTGCGCGCCGAGCTGCTGCCGGAGCTGCTGCCCAAGGTCCTGGAGGAGGACCAGGCGCTGCTGTTGCGGCAGGCTCGTGAGCGCCGTAAGGCGCGCACCACGGAGGTGACGACCGTGGAGGAGGCCGCCGAGGCCGCGGCGGCGGGCGGCTGGGCCCGCATCCGGTGGGCGGACCTGGGGCCGGAGGGCGAGGCGGCGCTCGCCGAGCGGTCCGTGTCCGTCCGGTGTCTGGTCACCGAGGACGGGGCGGTGCCGGACGCCGATGACGCGCCCGGTAACGTCGCGTTCGTCGCGAGGGCCTACTGA
- a CDS encoding RNA-binding protein, which yields MLEEALEHLVKGIVDNPDDVQVASRNLRRGRVLEVRVHPDDLGKVIGRNGRTARALRTVVGAIGGRGIRVDLVDVDQVR from the coding sequence ATGCTCGAGGAAGCCCTCGAGCACCTGGTGAAGGGCATCGTCGACAACCCCGACGACGTGCAGGTGGCCTCGCGCAACCTGCGGCGTGGGCGTGTGCTGGAGGTCCGGGTGCACCCCGATGACCTCGGCAAGGTGATCGGCCGCAACGGCCGCACCGCACGCGCCCTGCGCACCGTCGTGGGCGCCATCGGCGGCCGTGGGATCCGCGTCGACCTCGTCGACGTCGATCAGGTCCGCTGA
- the rpsP gene encoding 30S ribosomal protein S16 produces MAVKIKLKRLGKIRSPHYRIVVADSRTRRDGRAIEEIGLYHPVQNPSRIEVDSERVQHWLKVGAQPTEPVLAILKVTGDWQKFKGLPAPAPMKVAEPKADKRALFEAAAKDAGDEPKGEAITPKAKKADKKSDEAAGSAESTASTEA; encoded by the coding sequence GTGGCAGTCAAGATCAAGCTGAAGCGTCTGGGCAAGATCCGTTCGCCTCACTACCGCATCGTCGTCGCCGACTCCCGCACCCGCCGTGACGGCCGGGCCATCGAGGAGATCGGGCTGTACCACCCGGTGCAGAACCCGTCGCGCATCGAGGTGGACTCGGAGCGTGTGCAGCACTGGCTGAAGGTCGGCGCGCAGCCGACCGAGCCGGTGCTGGCCATCCTGAAGGTCACCGGTGACTGGCAGAAGTTCAAGGGCCTGCCCGCCCCGGCCCCGATGAAGGTCGCCGAGCCGAAGGCCGACAAGCGCGCCCTGTTCGAGGCGGCCGCCAAGGACGCCGGTGACGAGCCGAAGGGTGAGGCGATCACCCCGAAGGCGAAGAAGGCCGACAAGAAGTCGGACGAGGCGGCCGGGTCCGCTGAGTCCACCGCGTCGACCGAGGCCTGA